One window of Dyadobacter sandarakinus genomic DNA carries:
- a CDS encoding M1 family metallopeptidase — MRSYLVCLCLLAAAMPALAQKEEKITRADTLRGSITPERKWWDLTYYHLRVKPEASDSSLSGSTLIGYKVLEPAQRMQVDLQEPLNIEKVVQDGSELTFTRDGNAFFINLTKKQEPGQSGQIEVFYSGKPRLAKNPPWDGGVQWVPDGQGHTIIATSCQGLGASAWWPCKDHMYDEPDSMLISITVPKDLMDVSNGQLRSVEEHADGTHTFNWAVRNPINNYGVNMNVANYVSWKEVYKGEKGDLPVAYYVLPQNLEKAKQQFKQAPQMLKAFEHWFGPYPFYEDGYKLVEVPYLGMEHQSSVTYGNHYKQGYLGRDLSNTGWGLKWDFIIIHESGHEWFANNITYKDAADMWIHESFTNYSENLFTEYYFGKQAGSDYVIGTRALIENKLPIIGTYGVNRSGSKDMYYKGGNMLHTIRQIVNDDEKWRQILRGLNETFYHQTVEAAQIEQYISEKSGKDLSGFFNQYLRDTRIPELEYAFGSKGLQYRWTNTVDGFDMPVRVMISGKEQVISPTGKWQALKTKGAKTLTVDRNYYVTAKESKQAPL, encoded by the coding sequence ATGAGAAGTTACCTGGTGTGCCTGTGCCTGCTGGCGGCAGCAATGCCTGCCCTGGCACAAAAAGAAGAGAAGATCACTCGTGCCGATACGCTGCGCGGGTCCATTACCCCGGAGCGGAAATGGTGGGACCTCACCTACTATCATCTTCGTGTGAAGCCGGAGGCCAGCGATAGTTCACTCAGCGGGAGTACGCTCATCGGGTACAAGGTTCTGGAACCGGCCCAGCGTATGCAGGTGGACTTACAGGAGCCGCTCAACATAGAGAAAGTAGTGCAGGATGGCTCCGAGCTCACGTTTACGCGGGATGGTAATGCTTTTTTCATCAACCTGACTAAGAAACAGGAGCCTGGCCAGAGCGGGCAGATAGAGGTATTTTATTCCGGCAAACCGCGACTGGCTAAAAATCCTCCCTGGGACGGCGGTGTTCAATGGGTACCGGACGGACAAGGTCATACGATCATTGCTACTTCCTGCCAGGGACTTGGAGCCAGCGCGTGGTGGCCCTGCAAAGACCATATGTATGACGAGCCGGACAGTATGCTGATCAGCATTACCGTGCCGAAGGATCTGATGGACGTTTCCAATGGTCAGCTCCGGTCCGTGGAAGAGCATGCCGACGGGACGCATACCTTCAACTGGGCAGTCAGGAACCCGATCAACAACTACGGTGTCAACATGAATGTTGCCAACTACGTGAGCTGGAAAGAGGTGTACAAAGGTGAAAAAGGTGACTTGCCGGTGGCTTACTATGTGTTGCCGCAAAACCTGGAAAAAGCAAAGCAACAGTTTAAGCAGGCCCCCCAAATGCTGAAAGCTTTTGAGCATTGGTTTGGGCCGTATCCCTTTTATGAAGACGGGTACAAGCTGGTTGAAGTGCCTTACCTGGGCATGGAGCACCAGAGTTCGGTAACTTATGGCAATCACTACAAGCAGGGATACCTGGGCCGCGACCTTTCCAATACAGGCTGGGGATTAAAATGGGATTTTATCATTATCCATGAAAGCGGGCACGAGTGGTTTGCCAACAACATTACCTACAAGGATGCAGCAGACATGTGGATTCACGAAAGTTTTACCAACTACTCTGAGAATCTTTTTACCGAATATTACTTTGGTAAACAAGCGGGCTCAGACTACGTGATCGGCACCCGTGCATTGATTGAAAACAAATTGCCCATCATAGGGACTTACGGGGTAAACCGCTCGGGATCCAAAGACATGTATTACAAAGGCGGTAATATGCTGCATACCATTCGTCAAATCGTGAATGATGATGAAAAATGGCGGCAAATCCTTCGCGGACTAAATGAAACCTTCTATCACCAGACGGTAGAAGCAGCTCAGATCGAGCAGTACATCAGTGAAAAATCAGGAAAAGATCTTTCCGGATTTTTCAATCAGTATCTCAGAGATACACGCATTCCCGAGCTTGAATATGCATTCGGAAGCAAAGGCCTGCAATATCGCTGGACCAACACGGTCGATGGTTTTGATATGCCGGTAAGAGTGATGATCAGCGGTAAGGAGCAGGTTATTTCGCCTACCGGCAAGTGGCAGGCTTTGAAAACAAAAGGAGCAAAAACGCTCACAGTGGATCGTAACTACTATGTAACTGCCAAGGAAAGCAAGCAGGCACCGCTATAA
- a CDS encoding thiamine diphosphokinase encodes MSSHHIVKEKQEPALIIANGASCSEELLGQLLEWSPFIVVLDQAIYRVLELGIKIDVWMGDFDNSHDFDDIRQKQHPLEIVHTPDPDYTDLEKAIQFLIDRGFPAANIVWSTGRRADHAITNMTNLVRYKDRIRLVMFDDYSKIFPLSGTFEKWYTAGTPVSLIPVGTVEGIVTTGLKYNLHHEALIMGYRSGNSNEAATDGMVKISAEKGDMLIMECWDL; translated from the coding sequence ATGTCTTCTCATCATATTGTAAAAGAAAAACAGGAACCGGCGCTGATCATCGCCAATGGTGCGTCGTGCAGCGAGGAACTGCTCGGCCAGCTGCTCGAATGGAGCCCGTTTATTGTCGTGCTCGACCAGGCGATATACCGGGTGCTCGAACTTGGGATCAAAATTGACGTCTGGATGGGCGACTTTGATAACAGTCATGACTTTGACGATATCAGGCAAAAGCAGCATCCGCTGGAAATCGTCCATACGCCCGATCCCGACTACACCGATCTTGAAAAAGCCATCCAATTTCTGATTGACCGCGGATTTCCGGCTGCGAATATTGTATGGTCTACCGGCCGGCGGGCTGATCATGCGATTACCAATATGACCAACCTGGTACGCTATAAGGACCGCATCAGGCTGGTGATGTTTGATGATTATTCCAAAATTTTCCCGCTGTCCGGTACATTTGAGAAGTGGTATACGGCCGGTACGCCCGTTTCGCTCATTCCCGTAGGAACTGTGGAAGGAATTGTAACGACCGGCCTCAAATACAACCTGCACCATGAAGCATTGATCATGGGCTACCGCTCAGGCAACAGCAATGAAGCGGCTACCGACGGTATGGTGAAGATTTCAGCGGAAAAAGGGGATATGCTGATTATGGAATGCTGGGATTTATAG
- the mazG gene encoding nucleoside triphosphate pyrophosphohydrolase has product MEKEFSKLTGSRQEQLMAFDRLLTIMDELREQCPWDRKQTLESLRHLTIEETYELSDSILENNKGEIRKELGDLLLHIVFYAKIGSESTDETRFDIKDVLNGICEKLISRHPHIYGDAVAEDENAVKQNWEKLKLKEGNKSVLSGVPGSLPALVKAMRIQEKARGAGFDWDEKQQVWEKVEEEMQEFKEHFNIENGQATDQAGAEGEFGDLLFSLVNYARFVDINPETALERTNKKFIKRFQYLEEASKADGKSLSEMTLAEMDEYWNQAKVLPGNQ; this is encoded by the coding sequence ATGGAAAAAGAATTCAGCAAACTAACCGGGAGCAGGCAGGAGCAGCTCATGGCATTCGACAGGCTTCTGACAATTATGGATGAGCTTCGTGAACAATGCCCCTGGGACCGCAAGCAAACGCTTGAAAGCCTGCGGCACCTGACCATTGAGGAAACCTACGAGCTCTCCGATTCCATTCTTGAAAATAATAAAGGCGAAATCCGTAAAGAACTGGGCGATCTTCTGCTGCACATTGTTTTTTATGCCAAAATCGGCTCCGAAAGCACGGATGAAACCCGGTTTGATATCAAAGACGTACTGAATGGAATTTGTGAAAAGCTGATATCCCGCCACCCGCATATTTACGGAGATGCTGTGGCCGAGGATGAAAATGCTGTGAAGCAAAACTGGGAAAAGCTCAAACTAAAAGAGGGAAACAAATCGGTGTTGTCGGGTGTGCCGGGCTCGCTTCCTGCATTAGTGAAGGCCATGCGCATTCAGGAAAAAGCCCGCGGCGCAGGATTTGACTGGGACGAAAAACAGCAGGTTTGGGAAAAGGTAGAGGAAGAGATGCAGGAGTTTAAGGAGCATTTCAATATCGAAAATGGCCAGGCCACCGATCAGGCAGGGGCTGAGGGAGAGTTTGGAGATCTGCTGTTTTCATTGGTGAATTATGCCAGATTTGTAGATATCAACCCTGAAACTGCGCTGGAAAGGACTAATAAGAAGTTTATAAAACGTTTTCAATACCTGGAAGAAGCCTCGAAAGCCGATGGGAAATCATTGTCCGAAATGACCCTGGCCGAGATGGATGAATACTGGAACCAGGCCAAGGTACTTCCGGGTAATCAGTAG
- a CDS encoding phosphosulfolactate synthase, whose product MNFTLSQVPARTAKPREKGVTMVMDKGLSVREVEDMLSTSSPYIDIVKLGWATSFVSTNLNEKLAVYKSANIPVYFGGTLFEAFVVRNQFEDYRRLLDKYDLKFAEVSDGSIEMPQDVKCEYINVLSKQVTVLSEVGSKDENKIIPPYKWIQLIKSELEAGAWKVIGEARESGNVGLFRASGEVRQGLVEEILTQVAFEDMIWEAPQKSQQVFFVKLLGANVNLGNIAPAELIPLETIRLGLRGDTFNDFLNTKTKQKWKIDSK is encoded by the coding sequence ATGAATTTTACGTTATCGCAAGTTCCCGCCCGCACCGCGAAGCCGAGAGAAAAGGGAGTCACGATGGTAATGGATAAGGGGTTGAGTGTGAGGGAAGTTGAGGATATGTTATCGACGTCTTCCCCATATATCGATATCGTAAAACTTGGCTGGGCCACCTCCTTCGTCAGCACCAATCTTAACGAAAAGCTTGCGGTTTATAAAAGTGCCAACATTCCTGTCTACTTCGGCGGAACGTTGTTTGAGGCATTTGTAGTCCGAAATCAATTCGAAGATTACCGCAGGCTGCTCGACAAGTATGACCTCAAATTTGCCGAAGTTTCCGACGGTTCCATTGAAATGCCTCAGGATGTAAAATGCGAGTACATTAATGTGCTGTCCAAGCAGGTTACGGTACTTTCCGAGGTGGGTTCCAAAGATGAAAATAAGATTATCCCTCCCTATAAATGGATTCAGCTGATTAAATCCGAGCTGGAAGCAGGGGCATGGAAAGTTATTGGTGAAGCCCGGGAATCGGGTAATGTAGGCTTGTTCCGGGCCAGCGGCGAAGTTCGCCAGGGCCTTGTGGAAGAGATACTTACGCAGGTAGCCTTTGAAGATATGATCTGGGAGGCTCCACAAAAGTCACAGCAGGTATTTTTCGTAAAACTGCTGGGAGCGAATGTCAACCTGGGCAACATTGCACCCGCCGAACTCATCCCGCTTGAGACCATCCGACTCGGGCTGCGCGGAGATACTTTCAACGACTTCCTGAATACCAAAACCAAGCAAAAATGGAAAATTGATTCCAAATAG
- a CDS encoding DedA family protein has protein sequence MELLTQFIDFFLHLDKHLFNIVEEYGTLTYIILFLIVFTETGLVIMPLLPGDSLLFAAGAIAANESAGLNVWLIIITLIVAALLGDNLNYFIGKKFGGEIKRRERILFLKREYLEKTEAFYEKHGGSTVIMARFIPIVRTVAPFVAGAGSMNYSKYIIYCIVGAILWVPTLTLLGYFFGNMDIVKKNFELVIFGIIGFSILPMIFGYLRSRFAKAAV, from the coding sequence ATGGAACTCCTTACTCAGTTCATTGACTTCTTCCTGCATTTGGACAAGCATTTGTTCAACATCGTGGAGGAGTATGGTACACTCACCTACATCATTCTTTTCCTGATTGTTTTTACGGAAACCGGGTTGGTGATCATGCCGCTGCTCCCGGGCGACTCACTGCTTTTTGCCGCGGGTGCCATTGCTGCCAATGAAAGTGCAGGCCTGAATGTTTGGCTGATCATTATCACACTGATTGTTGCCGCATTGCTGGGCGACAACCTAAATTATTTTATCGGTAAAAAATTTGGCGGTGAAATCAAGCGACGCGAGCGGATACTCTTCCTGAAACGTGAGTATCTTGAAAAAACCGAAGCATTTTATGAAAAGCATGGTGGCAGCACCGTAATCATGGCGCGCTTTATCCCTATCGTACGTACCGTGGCACCGTTCGTAGCCGGTGCAGGAAGTATGAACTACTCCAAATACATCATTTACTGTATAGTCGGGGCGATCTTGTGGGTGCCTACGCTTACTTTACTTGGATACTTCTTTGGGAATATGGATATCGTGAAGAAAAACTTCGAACTCGTGATTTTCGGAATTATCGGATTTTCTATCCTCCCGATGATTTTTGGCTATCTGAGAAGCAGGTTCGCGAAAGCGGCAGTTTAG
- the guaB gene encoding IMP dehydrogenase: MSTDPSSKVLFEALTYDDVLLLPGYSEILPRDTSTKTRLTRNIELNIPIVSAAMDTVTEYELAIAMAQEGGIGIIHKNMSLEAQAEQVRKVKRSESGMILDPITLSDTATLGDAHQIMREFKIGGIPVIDKDHKLIGILTNRDLRFEREMSKSVIDIMTKENLITASDGLSLDDAEKILQEYKIEKLPIVDANYRLTGLITYKDILKRKSHPNACKDEFGRLRVGAAVGVTADLLKRVEALVKAGVDVISLDTAHGHSKGVIDAVKLIKTNFPKLDVIAGNVATGAAAKALADAGADAVKVGVGPGSICTTRIIAGIGVPQLTAVMWAAQGLEGTDVPVIADGGIRFSGDMTKALAGGASTIMIGSMLAGSDEAPGEIVIYEGRKFKAYRGMGSVEAMEEGSKDRYFQDAEDDVKKLVPEGIVGRVPFKGKVSEIIYQMVGGLKAGMGYCGAADITKLQQAEFVKITSAGVKESHPHDIMIQKEAPNYSRG; the protein is encoded by the coding sequence ATGAGCACAGACCCATCTTCCAAAGTCCTCTTTGAGGCACTCACCTACGACGACGTTCTTCTGCTACCGGGTTATTCAGAAATTCTTCCTCGCGATACTTCAACAAAAACCAGGCTCACCAGAAACATCGAGCTGAACATTCCTATCGTTTCCGCTGCGATGGATACCGTGACCGAGTACGAGCTCGCCATTGCCATGGCACAAGAGGGCGGTATCGGTATAATCCATAAAAACATGAGCCTTGAAGCTCAGGCCGAGCAGGTTAGAAAAGTAAAGCGCTCGGAGAGCGGCATGATCCTCGATCCGATCACGCTTTCAGATACTGCCACACTTGGCGATGCCCACCAGATCATGCGTGAATTTAAAATCGGTGGTATTCCGGTTATTGACAAAGATCACAAGCTGATTGGTATCCTTACCAACCGCGACCTGCGCTTTGAGCGGGAAATGAGTAAATCGGTCATCGATATCATGACCAAGGAAAACCTGATCACCGCCTCAGATGGTTTGTCGCTGGACGATGCCGAGAAAATTCTTCAGGAGTATAAAATTGAAAAATTACCCATCGTTGACGCCAATTACAGGCTCACCGGACTGATCACCTATAAGGACATCCTGAAACGCAAGTCGCATCCCAATGCATGCAAGGATGAATTCGGGCGGCTCCGGGTAGGTGCGGCTGTGGGTGTTACCGCTGATTTGCTCAAACGCGTAGAGGCACTCGTGAAAGCCGGTGTGGACGTTATCAGCCTGGATACGGCCCACGGGCACTCCAAAGGTGTGATCGATGCCGTAAAGCTTATCAAAACAAACTTCCCCAAACTGGATGTAATTGCCGGTAACGTTGCTACTGGTGCAGCAGCCAAAGCGCTCGCCGATGCGGGTGCGGATGCCGTGAAAGTAGGTGTTGGCCCGGGAAGTATTTGTACAACAAGGATTATTGCCGGTATTGGCGTACCTCAGCTTACTGCTGTAATGTGGGCTGCACAGGGTCTGGAAGGTACAGATGTACCCGTAATTGCCGACGGTGGTATCCGCTTTTCGGGGGATATGACCAAAGCACTGGCAGGTGGAGCAAGTACGATCATGATCGGATCCATGCTGGCGGGAAGTGATGAGGCTCCGGGAGAGATTGTTATTTACGAAGGACGTAAGTTCAAGGCTTACCGCGGAATGGGCTCCGTTGAAGCCATGGAAGAAGGTTCCAAGGATCGCTACTTCCAGGATGCAGAGGATGATGTGAAAAAACTGGTTCCCGAAGGTATCGTAGGACGTGTTCCGTTTAAAGGCAAAGTTTCTGAAATTATTTACCAGATGGTAGGAGGGCTGAAAGCTGGAATGGGTTACTGCGGTGCTGCTGATATCACCAAATTGCAGCAGGCGGAATTTGTAAAAATTACCTCAGCCGGCGTAAAAGAAAGCCACCCGCATGATATTATGATCCAGAAGGAAGCACCTAATTATTCGAGAGGGTAG
- a CDS encoding transporter associated domain-containing protein yields MLAGILAPVDMLAPYDFIVIALLFFISLFISGIRAAYAATNALETPWERKTDAESNLPNRREQLALSLVQRAVTMLALLLAARLAWIGTQGEHYETAQWIALAVLAFWIWADALVRFFCAKKAHEILARLAGTNRVVVRIAAFLTRPVIRVGYAAGVLVREGAELTAASLEAKAESEEESDLLRGLANFRQTNARKAMQARLHITAFDVELNFHELMDRINKSGYSRVPVFKDDLDHIEGILNVKDLLPHIHLDEHFAWQKLMRPVYFIPESKRLDDLMKDFQNKRVHMAIVVDEYGGTSGLITLEDIIEEIFGDINDEYDEDEEVNYTQVDENTYVFEGRVLINDLCRLLDLESDYFDEIRGNSESLAGLLLEMFSRLPRTGEITSHRNVTFKVQSADKKRIKKVRVLVA; encoded by the coding sequence TTGCTTGCAGGGATACTGGCACCTGTTGATATGCTCGCACCTTATGACTTCATTGTCATAGCCCTGCTTTTCTTTATTTCACTTTTTATTTCCGGTATCCGTGCAGCCTATGCTGCTACAAATGCGCTTGAAACTCCATGGGAGCGCAAAACGGATGCGGAAAGCAATCTTCCGAACCGGCGCGAACAGCTTGCATTGTCCCTGGTACAGCGTGCAGTTACCATGCTGGCATTGCTGCTGGCGGCACGTCTTGCCTGGATAGGGACGCAGGGCGAGCATTACGAAACTGCCCAATGGATCGCGCTGGCCGTATTGGCTTTCTGGATCTGGGCTGATGCACTCGTACGTTTTTTCTGTGCCAAAAAAGCGCATGAAATACTGGCAAGGCTTGCCGGTACAAACCGGGTGGTAGTAAGAATAGCGGCTTTTCTGACCCGGCCTGTGATCAGGGTAGGGTATGCTGCCGGCGTGCTGGTCCGGGAAGGTGCAGAATTAACCGCTGCAAGTCTGGAAGCAAAGGCAGAAAGTGAAGAGGAAAGTGATTTGCTGCGCGGCCTTGCTAATTTCCGTCAGACCAATGCACGCAAAGCCATGCAGGCAAGGCTGCACATCACCGCATTTGATGTTGAGCTTAATTTTCATGAACTAATGGACAGGATCAACAAGTCGGGTTACTCACGTGTGCCCGTTTTCAAGGATGATCTGGACCATATTGAAGGTATTCTGAATGTAAAAGATCTGCTGCCGCATATTCATCTGGATGAACATTTTGCCTGGCAGAAGCTCATGCGGCCGGTTTATTTCATACCGGAAAGCAAGCGCCTGGATGATCTGATGAAGGATTTTCAGAACAAGCGGGTACATATGGCCATTGTTGTGGACGAGTATGGCGGAACAAGCGGGCTGATCACACTGGAAGATATCATCGAAGAAATATTCGGAGACATCAATGATGAGTATGATGAGGACGAAGAAGTCAATTATACGCAGGTAGATGAAAATACCTACGTCTTTGAAGGCCGTGTGCTGATCAATGACCTTTGCCGGCTGCTTGACTTGGAAAGTGACTATTTTGATGAGATCAGGGGAAACAGTGAATCCCTTGCAGGCTTGTTGCTTGAAATGTTTTCGCGCCTGCCCCGTACCGGCGAAATTACCTCCCACCGCAATGTTACCTTCAAGGTACAATCAGCGGACAAGAAGCGGATCAAGAAGGTCAGGGTACTTGTGGCATAA
- a CDS encoding single-stranded DNA-binding protein translates to MAGSVNKVILIGNLGSDPEVRYLESGSAVAKFNIATTESYTNKNGERVENTEWHRIELWEGLAKVAEKYLKKGNQVYIEGRIRTDNWTDKDGQQKTGVTIRANSMTLLGGPSGNTGGDTGQGYAQSAPQRGQAPRQPDPIPPSLAGNDDDDLPF, encoded by the coding sequence ATGGCAGGAAGTGTTAACAAAGTAATCCTGATTGGAAACCTGGGCAGTGACCCGGAGGTGCGTTACCTGGAAAGCGGCTCAGCCGTGGCTAAGTTTAATATTGCTACCACCGAGAGCTATACCAACAAAAATGGTGAACGTGTGGAAAATACGGAGTGGCACCGCATTGAACTTTGGGAAGGTTTGGCAAAAGTTGCTGAAAAGTACCTTAAAAAAGGCAATCAGGTGTACATAGAAGGACGCATCCGGACAGACAACTGGACAGATAAGGACGGGCAGCAAAAAACCGGGGTCACGATCCGTGCCAATAGTATGACGCTGCTGGGAGGACCTTCGGGCAATACGGGCGGTGACACTGGACAAGGTTATGCACAGTCTGCACCTCAGCGCGGGCAGGCACCCAGGCAACCGGACCCGATTCCACCGTCGCTCGCCGGAAATGACGATGATGATCTTCCATTCTAG
- the mutY gene encoding A/G-specific adenine glycosylase, with product MRLDGFPVNDFNQRLKAWYVLNHRPLPWRETHDPYKIWLSEIILQQTRVAQGMPYYEKFLLHYPTVFDLAQADERDVLRLWQGLGYYSRARNMHYTARQVVSEFGGKFPSSAAQLGKLKGLGTYTAAAIASFAFGEVVAAIDGNVYRVLARLFGIRADMLGNEGKKEFAALASELVSRDDPATYNQAMIEFGALHCVPVSPKCGSCPFSDLCYAYATGTQNELPVKVKKLKVKQRHFNYFIIEKNGLLAMKERRARDIWTGLYDFYLVETAEPVTSPDILEDEPEVQHLLRAGMIREVPKTYFHILTHQKLNVRFWWIHITTDADSVLPAGLAFYRESEIEMLPKPILIDTVLKEEGYLPG from the coding sequence ATGAGGCTGGACGGCTTTCCTGTAAATGATTTTAATCAACGGCTGAAAGCCTGGTATGTGCTCAACCACCGTCCGCTGCCCTGGCGGGAAACCCATGATCCGTACAAAATCTGGCTCTCAGAAATCATCCTTCAGCAAACCCGTGTAGCCCAGGGAATGCCTTATTACGAGAAGTTCCTTCTGCATTATCCCACGGTATTTGACCTCGCACAGGCGGACGAACGCGACGTGCTCCGGCTCTGGCAGGGACTGGGCTATTACTCGCGCGCGCGCAACATGCATTATACGGCCCGGCAGGTTGTCAGCGAATTTGGAGGGAAGTTTCCGTCTAGTGCGGCACAGCTCGGTAAGCTCAAAGGACTGGGTACCTATACGGCTGCGGCTATTGCATCCTTCGCATTTGGTGAGGTAGTAGCGGCTATTGACGGGAACGTGTACCGCGTGCTGGCCAGGTTGTTTGGCATCCGTGCGGATATGCTTGGAAATGAGGGTAAAAAGGAATTTGCTGCATTGGCTTCCGAGCTGGTTTCAAGGGATGATCCTGCTACCTATAACCAGGCTATGATCGAGTTTGGAGCGCTGCATTGCGTGCCTGTTTCGCCCAAATGCGGGAGTTGTCCTTTCTCCGACCTGTGCTATGCCTACGCTACGGGAACTCAGAACGAGCTGCCGGTAAAGGTCAAAAAGCTGAAAGTGAAGCAACGCCATTTCAACTATTTTATCATTGAAAAAAATGGCTTACTGGCTATGAAAGAGCGGCGTGCGCGTGATATCTGGACTGGCTTATACGATTTTTATCTGGTCGAAACAGCTGAGCCTGTAACTTCCCCCGACATCCTGGAAGATGAGCCGGAGGTACAGCACCTGCTGCGGGCAGGTATGATCCGGGAGGTGCCGAAAACCTACTTTCATATTCTTACACATCAGAAACTGAACGTACGGTTTTGGTGGATCCATATCACCACTGACGCTGATTCGGTACTTCCGGCAGGACTTGCATTTTACCGGGAAAGTGAAATTGAAATGCTGCCAAAGCCGATCCTGATTGATACTGTATTGAAAGAAGAAGGGTATTTGCCTGGATGA
- a CDS encoding HU family DNA-binding protein — protein MTKADVIAQISEKTGVDKGDVQQTLESFFTVVKDSLSEGENLYVRGFGSFINKKRARKVARNISKGTSMIIDEHFVPSFKPAKVFVEQVKESDKLRAVVEK, from the coding sequence GTGACTAAGGCAGACGTAATCGCACAGATTTCTGAGAAAACAGGCGTAGACAAGGGCGACGTTCAGCAAACCCTCGAATCATTTTTCACCGTGGTTAAAGACTCGCTTTCTGAAGGTGAGAATCTTTATGTAAGAGGTTTCGGTAGCTTCATCAATAAAAAGCGTGCGCGTAAGGTTGCCCGTAACATTTCAAAGGGTACTTCCATGATCATTGACGAGCACTTTGTTCCAAGCTTTAAGCCTGCAAAAGTTTTTGTTGAACAGGTTAAAGAAAGCGACAAGCTGCGGGCCGTTGTTGAGAAATAA
- a CDS encoding tetratricopeptide repeat protein — MKKSIILSCVLAIALVGTLFSLPKVVVNNKGKDVDKERNQSNVAASTTPAAESSSPSHDGATLIPDQQKISRLRSGFIQADDKSKIAAGIKLSDKFAQLQKFDSAAFYAEKIAALSPSIENLMRTGDRYYEAYGFAVDDQKAKNLGVKTREYYQKAIDQNPGLLAAKANMAMTYVNTENPMQGIMLLREVIDTDPTNELALFNLGILSMRSNQYSKAADRFRQILTNNPANTKAKFYLGLTLVELGDKEQARKVLQEVKKEEKDPVIQQAIGELEARLNE; from the coding sequence ATGAAAAAGTCCATTATTCTTTCCTGTGTATTGGCAATCGCTCTGGTCGGAACGCTATTCAGCCTTCCCAAGGTCGTTGTGAATAATAAGGGAAAAGACGTGGACAAAGAGAGAAACCAGAGCAACGTGGCGGCTTCCACGACACCTGCTGCTGAAAGTTCCTCCCCTTCGCATGATGGAGCCACTTTGATTCCTGATCAGCAGAAGATCAGCCGGTTGCGAAGTGGCTTCATTCAGGCCGACGATAAAAGCAAGATTGCTGCGGGCATCAAACTGTCTGACAAATTTGCGCAACTGCAAAAATTTGACAGTGCGGCTTTTTATGCAGAGAAAATTGCCGCATTATCTCCGTCCATTGAAAATCTGATGCGTACCGGTGACCGGTACTACGAAGCATACGGGTTTGCAGTAGACGATCAGAAAGCCAAGAATCTGGGTGTGAAAACCCGGGAATATTACCAGAAGGCCATTGACCAGAATCCCGGCCTGCTAGCCGCAAAAGCTAACATGGCCATGACTTACGTGAACACTGAAAACCCGATGCAGGGAATCATGTTGTTGCGTGAGGTGATCGACACAGATCCGACCAATGAACTTGCACTGTTCAACCTGGGGATCCTGTCCATGCGATCAAATCAATATTCAAAAGCTGCTGACAGATTCAGACAGATTTTAACCAACAATCCTGCCAATACAAAAGCGAAATTTTACCTGGGGCTCACATTGGTGGAGCTGGGTGATAAGGAGCAGGCCAGGAAAGTTTTGCAAGAGGTTAAAAAAGAGGAAAAAGACCCCGTGATCCAACAGGCAATCGGAGAGTTGGAAGCCCGTCTGAATGAATAA